A single window of Gossypium hirsutum isolate 1008001.06 chromosome A10, Gossypium_hirsutum_v2.1, whole genome shotgun sequence DNA harbors:
- the LOC107897574 gene encoding serine/threonine-protein kinase BLUS1 isoform X1: MEHPLEKRYPVSAQDYKLYEEVGDGVSATVFRALCIPLNEIVAIKVLDLEKCNNDLDGIRREVQTMSLIDHPNLLPAHCSFTAGHCLWVVMPYMAGGSCLHIMKSAYPEGFEEPVIATLLREVLKALVYLHAHGHIHRDVKAGNILIDSNGAVKLADFGVSACMFDSGDRQRSRNTFVGTPCWMAPEVMQQLHGYDFKADIWSLGITALELAHGHAPFSKYPPMKVLLMTLQNAPPGLDYERDKRFSKSFKEMVATCLVKDPKKRPTSEKLLKHHFFKHARSYDYLVHTILDGLAPLGERFRLLKTKEADLLVQNKALYEDKEQLSQQEYIKGISAWNFNLEDLKSQAALIQDYDDVSNAEDQDGSGKQMDRSDVDGLSEERMSPETVTTSIAAASPEDRLGLHDLEGSFASFPIKPLQALKGCFDIGEDDKGANGSNGKGFTGSESEQLILKSSRAMDQNAGKNEGEDSRQSSSLPRQAIPEYKTFSGSLMPDNTFSSRKVTGDEDRNFPQLKFQSDCIYSGPLYRQRRETNNTDNASESAVVQRGRFKVTSADLSSKGATNCIFSPSTGGPSPNVTASAILPSLQYILQQNTVQREELIRLIKYLEQTSDTTFFCKGERTAISALSAATENQGPCRGIAKSKSKKLAVRETITCFGQQQSLKVRWCCLLYFYCMAWIL; the protein is encoded by the exons ATGGAGCATCCTTTGGAGAAGCGATATCCAGTCAGCGCACAAGATTACAAGTTATACGAAGAAGTTGGAGACGGTGTCAGTGCCACTGTGTTTAGAGCTTTATGCATTCCACTTAATGAGATTGTTGCTATCAAGGTTCTTGACTTGGAGAAGTGCAATAATGAtctg GATGGCATCCGCAGAGAAGTGCAGACCATGAGCTTGATTGATCACCCTAATCTCTTACCAGCACACTGCTCATTCACTGCTGGTCACTGCCTTTGGGTTGTGATGCCATACATGGCTGGGGGATCCTGCCTGCATATAATGAAATCTGCTTATCCTGAAGGTTTTGAAGAGCCTGTCATTGCTACTTTATTGCGTGAAGTTCTTAAAGCTCTTGTTTATCTTCATGCACATGGGCACATTCACAGAGATGTGAAG GCTGGGAATATTTTAATTGACTCTAATGGTGCTGTCAAGTTGGCAGACTTTGGGGTATCAGCATGCATGTTTGATAGTGGAGACAGACAGCGTTCAAGAAATACTTTTGTTGGAACTCCTTGTTG GATGGCTCCAGAAGTTATGCAGCAACTGCATGGTTATGACTTTAA AGCAGACATCTGGTCTTTGGGAATAACAGCTCTCGAACTTGCTCATGGCCATGCCCCATTTTCCAAGTATCCACCGATGAAA GTTTTGTTGATGACCTTGCAAAATGCTCCTCCTGGTCTTGACTACGAAAGGGACAAGAGGTTCTCAAAG TCTTTCAAGGAGATGGTAGCTACTTGCTTGGTGAAGGACCCAAAGAAACGTCCAACATCCGAGAAGCTTTTGAAGCACCATTTTTTTAAACATGCACGCTCCTATGATTATCTTGTTCATACCATTCTGGATGGCCTTGCTCCATTAGGTGAACGTTTTAGGCTGCTAAAG ACAAAAGAAGCTGATCTTCTTGTACAGAATAAAGCTCTCTACGAGGACAAGGAGCAATTATCACAG CAAGAGTACATAAAAGGAATCAGTGCCTGGAATTTCAACCTAGAGGACTTGAAAAGTCAGGCTGCACTT ATACAAGATTATGATGATGTGTCAAATGCAGAAGATCAAGATGGAAGCGGGAAGCAAATGGACAGGTCTGATGTAGATGGATTATCAGAAGAGAGGATGTCCCCAGAAACAGTTACTACTTCCATTGCTGCAGCTAGCCCGGAG GACAGGCTAGGTCTCCATGATTTGGAGGGTTCTTTCGCTTCATTTCCTATTAAACCTCTCCAAGCTCTCAA AGGCTGTTTTGACATTGGTGAAGATGATAAGGGTGCAAACGGTTCAAATGGGAAAGGTTTTACCGGATCAGAAAGTgaacaattaattttaaagtcATCAAGAGCCATGGATCAAAATGCTGGAAAGAATGAGGGTGAGGATTCTAGGCAAAGTAGCTCTCTACCACGTCAGGCCATTCCAGAGTATAAAACGTTTAGTGGTTCACTAATGCCTGATAACACCTTTTCTTCTAGAAAGGTTACAGGAGATGAGGACAG GAACTTTCCGCAGCTTAAATTTCAATCTGACTGCATCTACAGTGGTCCATTGTATCGCCAGAGGAGAGAAACAAATAATACTG ACAATGCATCGGAGAGTGCAGTTGTTCAGCGGGGACGCTTTAAGGTGACTTCAGCCGATCTCAGTTCTAAG GGGGCTACAAACTGCATTTTTAGCCCATCTACTGGAGGTCCATCTCCAAATGTTACAGCTAGTGCAATTCTCCCATCTCTACAATACATTTTGCAACAGAACACTGTGCAAAGG GAAGAACTTATTAGACTGATCAAATACTTGGAGCAAACTTCTG ATACCACCTTCTTCTGCAAGGGAGAGAGAACTGCAATCTCAGCTCTTTCAGCTGCAACAGAG AATCAGGGACCTTGCCGGGGAATTGCAAAATCAAAAAGTAAAAAACTTGCAG TTAGAGAAACAATTACATGCTTTGGGCAACAACAAAGTTTGAAGGTGAGATGGTGCTGTTTGTTGTATTTCTATTGTATGGCCTGGATTTTGTGA